The Micrococcales bacterium genome includes a region encoding these proteins:
- a CDS encoding TetR/AcrR family transcriptional regulator, whose translation MKSAAPRTYRMQARAESSELTAQRILRATVDMFWERPGADMSLDDVAGRAGVATRTVIRRFGSKEQLVAAAAQWSADQVTAQRAQAPVGDIPGSIDVLLDHYEEYGDRVLRLLAAEVEAPALAAVADRGRQVHVQWCREVFAPYLVRGSAATRRRRLAQFVTICDVYSWKLLRRDSRLTRSQTRMALVEMLIPLTLESS comes from the coding sequence ATGAAATCAGCGGCCCCCAGGACCTACCGCATGCAGGCGCGGGCTGAGTCCTCCGAGCTCACGGCGCAGCGCATCCTGCGCGCCACCGTGGACATGTTCTGGGAGCGCCCCGGCGCTGACATGTCCCTGGACGACGTGGCCGGACGCGCCGGGGTCGCTACGCGCACAGTGATTCGCCGTTTCGGGTCCAAGGAGCAGTTGGTGGCTGCCGCGGCACAGTGGTCGGCCGACCAGGTGACCGCACAGCGGGCACAGGCGCCGGTGGGCGACATCCCGGGCAGTATCGACGTGCTGCTGGATCACTACGAGGAGTATGGCGACCGGGTCCTGCGGCTGCTGGCCGCCGAGGTCGAAGCCCCGGCGCTGGCGGCGGTCGCCGATCGGGGGCGGCAGGTGCATGTCCAGTGGTGCCGGGAGGTCTTCGCCCCGTACCTCGTGCGCGGCTCGGCCGCCACGCGACGACGCCGGCTCGCGCAGTTCGTCACGATCTGCGATGTCTACTCGTGGAAGCTGCTGCGCCGTGACTCCCGTCTGACCCGCTCGCAGACCCGGATGGCCCTGGTCGAAATGCTCATCCCTCTCACATTGGAGTCGTCATGA
- a CDS encoding glycosyltransferase, which produces MTRILAYTSPARGHLYPATAILLELRDRGHDVVVRTLASEVSMLRGLGLRADAVDGRVEAVLQQDWRKRGAQQALKANVATFVERAQFDGPDLEDAIARERPDVVIVDINTWGALAAAQKWGGPWAAFCPYPMPLPSADVPPFGPGLRPGRSAGARMRDAVLRPLITGTLERGMLPGLNDGRARMGLPPLAHLTGQFLAPPLMVYLTAEPFEYHRNDWPDSVVMVGPCPWEPPADEPAWLDGITEPLVVVTTSSEFQDDGRLVHVALEALADRSLQVVATVPAGDPGSFPVPANAKVVSFAAHGPLFQRASVVVTHGGMGATQKALANQVPVVAVPFGRDQLEVARRVEVAGAGVRLPSRRLSPPRLQSAVQQAMGMREGAQRVAAGYRSAGGPRAAADAVEARLLGVSART; this is translated from the coding sequence ATGACCCGGATACTCGCCTACACCTCGCCTGCCCGGGGGCACCTCTACCCAGCGACCGCCATCCTGCTGGAACTGCGCGACCGCGGCCACGACGTCGTGGTCCGCACGCTGGCATCCGAGGTGTCGATGCTGCGTGGTCTCGGACTGCGCGCGGATGCGGTCGACGGGCGGGTCGAGGCCGTGCTGCAGCAGGACTGGCGCAAGCGTGGCGCACAGCAGGCGCTCAAGGCCAACGTGGCCACCTTCGTCGAGCGCGCGCAGTTCGACGGTCCTGACCTGGAGGACGCGATCGCGCGAGAGCGCCCTGACGTGGTGATCGTGGACATCAACACCTGGGGTGCCCTCGCGGCGGCGCAGAAGTGGGGTGGTCCTTGGGCGGCATTCTGCCCGTACCCCATGCCCCTGCCGTCGGCAGACGTGCCACCTTTCGGGCCCGGTCTGCGGCCCGGTCGGTCTGCGGGAGCGCGGATGCGTGACGCCGTGCTGCGTCCGTTGATCACCGGGACCCTGGAGCGCGGGATGCTGCCCGGGCTGAACGACGGCCGGGCTCGGATGGGTCTGCCGCCACTCGCGCACCTCACCGGGCAGTTCCTGGCGCCGCCGCTGATGGTGTACCTCACGGCCGAACCGTTCGAGTACCACCGCAACGACTGGCCTGACAGCGTCGTCATGGTCGGGCCGTGTCCATGGGAGCCGCCTGCCGATGAGCCCGCGTGGCTCGACGGGATCACCGAGCCGCTCGTGGTGGTCACGACGTCCTCGGAGTTCCAGGACGACGGCCGCTTGGTCCATGTCGCGCTCGAGGCGCTGGCCGACCGGTCGCTGCAGGTTGTTGCCACCGTCCCGGCCGGCGACCCCGGATCCTTCCCGGTGCCCGCCAACGCGAAGGTGGTCTCGTTCGCGGCGCACGGTCCGCTGTTCCAGAGAGCCAGTGTGGTGGTCACCCACGGCGGGATGGGTGCCACGCAGAAGGCCCTGGCGAACCAGGTGCCGGTGGTGGCGGTGCCGTTCGGTCGTGACCAGTTGGAGGTGGCCCGTCGGGTCGAGGTCGCCGGTGCGGGCGTCCGCCTGCCCAGCCGCCGTCTGTCACCGCCCCGCCTGCAGTCGGCGGTCCAGCAGGCGATGGGCATGCGCGAAGGGGCGCAGCGGGTGGCGGCCGGGTACCGGTCCGCGGGCGGTCCGCGTGCCGCGGCCGACGCGGTGGAAGCGCGACTGCTGGGTGTGTCAGCGCGAACGTAG
- a CDS encoding NAD(P)/FAD-dependent oxidoreductase has product MRPDFDVIIIGAGLSGIDAGYHLQRTCPDKRYTILEARTAMGGTWDLFRYPGIRSDSDLYTFGFPFKPWRDEMSLAHGPAIKAYIEDTAAQFGIDRHIQFGSRVTRAGFDTDTATWTLTLSDHRTITCNFLYSCAGYYDYEQAYLPDLPGLVDFQGTLVHPQFWPEDLDYAGKRVVVIGSGATAVTLIPAMAPTAEHITMVQRSPTWISPLPSTDPLADAARKHLPPQVAHRLIRAKNIAFSTAFYRFSRRYPTAAAKLLHRLAVRELGDEGLVDAHFTPDYDVWDQRVCVAPDGDLFRAIRSGRADVVTDEIDRIVAEGVRLRSGRVLAADIIVTATGLLLRPNGGVEATVNGRAVDLPAQFVLLGAMISGLPNFAFAVDYTNASWTLRADLTSRLVCKVLRFMDARGYDWVVPQPRQQLDPLPLMDLKSGYIQRSVALLPKQGTRAPWRMRQNYVLDAATTIRTDLRRYLAGHRAGSPLSGRRPPQNDAVT; this is encoded by the coding sequence GTGCGCCCCGACTTCGACGTCATCATCATCGGCGCCGGGCTGTCCGGCATCGACGCCGGCTACCACCTGCAGCGGACCTGCCCGGACAAGAGGTACACGATCCTCGAGGCGCGGACGGCGATGGGCGGCACCTGGGACCTGTTCAGGTACCCGGGCATCCGGTCGGACTCCGACCTGTACACCTTCGGCTTCCCGTTCAAACCCTGGCGCGATGAGATGTCGCTGGCCCACGGGCCGGCGATCAAGGCCTATATCGAGGACACGGCCGCGCAGTTCGGCATCGACCGGCATATCCAGTTCGGCAGCCGCGTGACACGCGCCGGCTTCGACACCGACACGGCCACGTGGACCCTGACCCTGTCGGACCACCGCACGATCACGTGCAACTTCCTGTACTCCTGCGCCGGCTACTACGACTACGAGCAGGCATACCTGCCGGACTTGCCGGGCCTCGTGGACTTCCAAGGAACCCTCGTGCACCCGCAGTTCTGGCCCGAGGACCTCGACTATGCCGGTAAGCGCGTGGTCGTCATCGGCTCCGGCGCCACAGCCGTGACGCTCATCCCCGCCATGGCCCCGACGGCCGAGCACATCACCATGGTGCAGCGCTCGCCCACGTGGATCAGCCCACTGCCAAGCACCGACCCGCTGGCTGATGCCGCCCGCAAGCACCTGCCGCCACAGGTCGCCCACCGCCTGATCCGCGCGAAGAACATCGCCTTCAGCACCGCGTTCTACCGCTTCAGCCGGCGCTACCCCACCGCGGCCGCGAAGCTACTCCACCGGCTCGCGGTCAGGGAACTCGGTGACGAGGGCTTGGTGGATGCGCACTTCACCCCGGACTACGACGTATGGGACCAGCGGGTCTGCGTGGCACCCGACGGGGACCTGTTCCGGGCGATCCGCTCGGGCCGGGCCGACGTCGTCACCGACGAGATCGATCGGATCGTCGCCGAGGGCGTTCGCCTGCGCTCCGGCCGCGTCCTGGCCGCCGACATCATCGTGACCGCCACTGGGCTGCTTCTGCGCCCCAACGGCGGCGTCGAGGCGACGGTGAACGGCCGGGCCGTCGACCTGCCCGCCCAGTTCGTGCTGCTCGGGGCCATGATCAGCGGCCTGCCCAACTTCGCGTTCGCCGTGGACTACACCAACGCGTCGTGGACCCTGCGCGCCGATCTGACCTCGCGCCTGGTGTGCAAGGTCCTGCGGTTCATGGATGCGCGGGGTTACGACTGGGTGGTGCCGCAGCCCCGCCAGCAACTCGATCCGCTCCCGCTCATGGATCTGAAGTCCGGCTACATCCAGCGCTCCGTGGCGCTGCTGCCGAAGCAGGGCACGCGCGCGCCGTGGCGCATGCGCCAGAACTACGTGCTCGATGCGGCCACCACGATACGCACCGATCTCCGCAGATACCTGGCGGGACACCGGGCGGGAAGTCCGTTGTCCGGACGCCGACCCCCGCAAAACGACGCGGTCACCTAG
- a CDS encoding aspartate/glutamate racemase family protein — MKRLGLLGGMSWESSIQYERWINEAVRDRLGGTASADLVIRSFNFADIEALQEAGDWPGAATVLSDAAQDLQRSGAEGVVLCTNTMHRVFDDIQAAVTVPVLHIADATASAATRAGIDRVALLGTRYTMEQDFISQRLRAAGLHVLVPDEPDRSMIHDIIYAELVRGVVVAESRTRYVEAIRRLVMAGAQGVIAGCTEIELLVGPGDVPVAFFPTAYLHARAAADFALGSGLRGGT; from the coding sequence ATGAAGAGGCTCGGCCTGCTCGGCGGGATGTCCTGGGAATCCTCGATCCAGTACGAGCGATGGATCAACGAAGCGGTGCGCGACAGACTCGGCGGCACGGCATCGGCCGATCTGGTGATCCGCTCGTTCAACTTCGCGGACATCGAGGCCCTGCAAGAGGCCGGCGACTGGCCCGGCGCAGCCACGGTCCTCAGCGACGCAGCGCAGGACCTGCAGCGATCCGGCGCGGAAGGTGTCGTGCTGTGCACGAACACCATGCACCGGGTCTTCGACGACATCCAGGCCGCGGTCACGGTACCCGTGCTGCACATCGCGGATGCCACGGCGAGTGCGGCGACCCGCGCCGGCATCGACCGGGTCGCGCTGCTGGGTACCCGCTACACGATGGAGCAGGACTTCATCTCCCAGCGCCTGCGCGCCGCCGGGCTGCACGTCCTCGTCCCCGACGAGCCGGACCGGAGCATGATCCACGACATCATCTACGCAGAGCTGGTGCGTGGTGTCGTCGTGGCGGAGTCGCGAACCCGCTACGTGGAGGCGATCCGGCGCCTCGTAATGGCTGGAGCGCAGGGCGTGATCGCCGGCTGCACGGAGATCGAGTTGCTCGTCGGACCCGGCGATGTCCCCGTCGCGTTCTTCCCGACCGCCTACCTCCACGCCCGCGCCGCAGCCGACTTTGCCCTGGGCTCGGGCCTCAGGGGTGGAACCTAG
- a CDS encoding OsmC family peroxiredoxin, with translation MATTRTATTTWNGTLFEGEGEVTLSSSGIGTYPVSWPARAEEPAGKTSPEELIAAAHSACFSMALSNGLAKAGTPATRLKTTAEVDFQPGTGITGIRLNVVGDVPGLDAEGFAAAAEDAKVNCPVSQALRAVPISLTVGPA, from the coding sequence ATGGCAACCACACGCACCGCGACCACCACGTGGAACGGCACCCTGTTCGAGGGCGAAGGAGAGGTCACCCTGTCGTCGTCCGGGATCGGCACCTACCCGGTCTCCTGGCCCGCTCGCGCAGAGGAGCCCGCAGGAAAGACCAGCCCCGAAGAACTGATCGCCGCCGCGCACTCCGCCTGCTTCTCGATGGCTCTGTCCAACGGCCTGGCGAAGGCCGGCACTCCCGCCACTAGGTTGAAGACCACCGCCGAAGTGGACTTCCAGCCGGGGACCGGGATCACCGGCATCCGCCTCAACGTCGTCGGCGACGTGCCCGGTCTGGACGCGGAGGGATTCGCAGCGGCCGCCGAGGATGCGAAGGTCAACTGTCCGGTGAGCCAGGCGCTGCGGGCTGTGCCGATCTCCCTGACCGTGGGCCCCGCCTGA
- a CDS encoding GNAT family N-acetyltransferase, with protein sequence MHDVPLGWRTDIEVLRRSGAQITESAGHVVVRSPDNPGYYWGNFVYIGDPALAADPEGCLALMRRSVPDVTHVAIGLPGPPAVPAWQALGITVECDEVLVADRPPAGRPLPEGYHARELRDADDWEQAVGKELAEAGSPSDPAYEEFVRRRVDSRRRMVSNGDAAFMGVFLGDRLVADLGIVLCAGPARYQSVGTDPAHRGRGLASHLLHMAGEWAEGRGATRWVIVADRGSDAARLYRRCGLRPAGHSWQVYRTGET encoded by the coding sequence ATGCATGACGTCCCCCTGGGCTGGCGTACCGACATCGAGGTGTTGCGCCGCTCCGGGGCGCAGATCACCGAGTCGGCCGGTCATGTCGTTGTGCGGTCCCCGGACAACCCGGGCTACTACTGGGGCAACTTCGTCTACATCGGCGACCCGGCGCTCGCCGCCGACCCCGAGGGGTGTCTGGCACTGATGCGCCGGTCGGTCCCGGATGTCACGCACGTCGCGATCGGCCTTCCGGGGCCGCCGGCCGTCCCCGCGTGGCAGGCGCTCGGCATCACGGTGGAGTGTGACGAGGTGCTGGTCGCCGATCGGCCACCGGCAGGTCGGCCGCTGCCGGAGGGTTACCACGCCCGGGAACTCCGTGACGCTGACGACTGGGAGCAGGCCGTCGGCAAGGAACTGGCCGAGGCGGGATCCCCGTCGGACCCGGCGTACGAGGAGTTCGTGCGCCGCCGTGTCGATTCCCGCCGCCGCATGGTGAGCAACGGCGACGCCGCGTTCATGGGGGTGTTCCTGGGCGACCGGCTCGTCGCGGACCTGGGGATCGTCCTGTGTGCCGGCCCCGCGCGGTACCAGAGCGTCGGCACCGACCCCGCGCATCGTGGGCGGGGGCTCGCCTCGCACCTTCTGCACATGGCGGGCGAGTGGGCCGAGGGTCGCGGGGCCACCCGGTGGGTGATCGTGGCGGACCGCGGCAGCGATGCCGCACGGCTCTACCGGCGCTGCGGCCTGCGCCCGGCCGGGCATTCGTGGCAGGTGTACCGGACGGGGGAGACGTGA
- a CDS encoding EAL domain-containing protein, translating into MALSLAHARPADLRTVGEPLLMIVVIIVLSELRPIVMTRLAGNPVSITLAFVFATMYLWGLYPAVLLFAGSILLSEILQRKPLWKILFNVGQYIVSLTAAWLVLVVAGITPSASAPQAQFVALDLGWILGSWAVYHVVNLALVAGLADEGTTWWEDFSDEFWFYTVSTMAVLALSPLIAIVAVAYPMSWTLLPLILLPLLAVQKAAEMSRQQEHQALHDPLTGLPNRLLLTDRIEQALARSRRSGGAVTVMFLDLDLFKVVNDSLGHHAGDALLIDVAARLQRAVRAGDTLARFGGDEFVIVCDDVTAAEVGSLAARFADALREPFSTHHTQASVSASIGVAMAGPDADPHTLLRDADAAMYRAKERGRNQVVLFHDAIHQQAEVRLQDSMGLHRALENDEFRLLYQPIVDTATGLTVGLEALIRWDDPQRGVVTPNAFIPAAEETGLILAIGDWVLEAALADLCRWRAEIPQARDLWVAVNLSSRQLLDPLLVEHVAHSMLQAGVPPSAVHLEITESALMGDLDPVLTTLDALRALGLNLAVDDFGTGYSSLSYLKRLPVATLKIDRSFVDGLGGADDHSDRPIADAILKPGLGAATRRDRRGRRERAATARPAITRRPDRAGIPVVAAHTGRPDRRVAVSRTARHRGQHPSGRIDLVT; encoded by the coding sequence GTGGCGCTGTCCCTGGCCCATGCCCGGCCCGCGGACCTGCGCACGGTCGGCGAGCCCCTGCTCATGATCGTCGTGATCATCGTGCTGAGCGAGTTGCGTCCCATCGTGATGACCCGGCTGGCCGGCAACCCGGTGTCGATCACGCTGGCCTTCGTCTTCGCGACCATGTACCTGTGGGGCCTCTACCCCGCAGTCCTGCTCTTTGCCGGGTCGATCCTGCTGTCCGAGATCCTGCAGCGCAAGCCCCTCTGGAAGATCCTCTTCAACGTCGGTCAGTACATCGTCAGCCTCACGGCGGCATGGCTCGTGCTGGTCGTCGCCGGGATCACCCCCTCCGCGAGTGCCCCGCAGGCGCAGTTCGTGGCCCTCGATCTGGGCTGGATCCTCGGCTCGTGGGCGGTGTACCACGTGGTCAACCTCGCCCTCGTGGCCGGACTGGCCGACGAGGGCACCACCTGGTGGGAGGACTTCTCCGACGAGTTCTGGTTCTACACGGTGTCCACGATGGCCGTGCTGGCGCTGTCCCCGCTCATCGCCATCGTCGCGGTCGCCTATCCCATGTCATGGACGTTGCTGCCACTCATCCTGCTGCCTCTGCTGGCGGTCCAGAAGGCCGCGGAGATGTCACGCCAGCAGGAGCATCAGGCGCTGCACGATCCACTGACCGGCCTGCCGAACCGACTGCTGCTGACCGACCGGATCGAGCAGGCGCTGGCACGGTCGCGTCGCAGCGGCGGGGCGGTCACCGTGATGTTCCTGGATCTCGACCTGTTCAAGGTCGTGAATGACAGCCTGGGCCACCACGCCGGTGACGCGCTGCTCATCGATGTTGCCGCACGCCTGCAGCGGGCCGTGCGGGCAGGCGACACCCTGGCTCGATTCGGCGGCGACGAATTCGTCATCGTCTGTGACGACGTCACCGCGGCGGAGGTCGGATCGCTCGCCGCACGCTTCGCGGACGCCCTGCGCGAGCCCTTCTCCACCCATCACACCCAGGCCAGCGTGAGTGCCAGCATCGGGGTGGCCATGGCTGGCCCGGACGCTGACCCCCACACCCTGCTCAGGGACGCGGATGCGGCGATGTACCGGGCAAAGGAACGCGGACGCAATCAAGTCGTCCTCTTCCACGATGCGATACACCAGCAGGCCGAGGTGCGCCTGCAGGACTCGATGGGTCTGCACCGGGCGCTGGAGAACGACGAGTTCCGCCTTCTCTACCAGCCGATCGTCGACACCGCCACCGGTCTGACCGTCGGCCTGGAAGCCCTGATCCGTTGGGACGACCCACAGCGTGGCGTGGTGACGCCGAATGCGTTCATCCCGGCCGCTGAGGAGACCGGGTTGATCCTGGCCATCGGGGACTGGGTCCTCGAGGCGGCACTTGCGGACCTGTGCCGCTGGCGCGCGGAGATACCACAGGCCCGCGACCTCTGGGTCGCGGTGAACCTCTCGTCACGACAACTGCTCGACCCGCTCCTGGTCGAACACGTCGCCCATTCCATGCTGCAGGCAGGCGTGCCGCCCAGTGCCGTGCACCTGGAGATCACCGAGTCGGCACTCATGGGCGACCTGGACCCAGTGCTGACAACGCTCGACGCCCTGCGAGCGCTGGGTCTGAACCTCGCGGTCGACGACTTCGGCACGGGGTACTCCTCGCTGTCCTACCTGAAGCGCCTGCCGGTGGCGACCCTGAAGATCGACCGATCATTCGTCGACGGCCTGGGCGGTGCCGACGACCATTCCGACCGGCCCATCGCCGACGCGATCCTCAAGCCTGGCCTCGGCGCTGCAACTCGACGTGATCGCCGAGGGCGTCGAGAACGAGCAGCAACTGCACGTCCTGCAATCACTCGGCGGCCGGATCGCGCAGGGATTCCTGTGGTCGCGGCCCATACCGGCCGACCAGATCGGCGTGTGGCTGTCAGCCGGACCGCTCGACACCGAGGACAGCATCCATCCGGACGGATTGACCTTGTGACGTAA
- a CDS encoding biotin carboxylase produces MTDPLDELRRRRALGEDAARPDKVAARHDRGGRTARENITHLLDAGSFVEYGRLATAAQEQVMAVEELMARSPADGLVAGLGSVAGRSCAVLSYDYLVMAGTQGIRGHHKSDRLLGLIEDLALPTVFFAEGGGGRPTDTDYPVVSALDVRTFALWARLSGVVPRIAVVAGRCFAGNAIIAGSSDLIVATRTSTMGVAGPAMIAGAGLGDYRAEQIGPAETMAANGVIDVLVDDEQQAVAVTRALLSMFAGDGPVAGAADQRVLREALPERERQAYDVRPIISTLADTDSVIFLREAFAPELVTAFARIGGRPVGVIANQTLHMAGALTADAGDKAARFVQLCDAFGIALVSLVDTPGIMAGPDAERTAIVRHASRLLVATARLSVPLIGIVLRRGYGLGAQAMLGGSTKEPLMTLAWPAGHMGPMGLEGAVRLAMGKQLDMIEDPVQRQERTREATQAYREHVTVFNAARLFEIDDVIDPAQTRDVIVRLLAAAPSTPSGRVVDTW; encoded by the coding sequence GTGACGGATCCCCTTGATGAACTGCGCCGCCGCCGGGCGCTCGGCGAGGACGCCGCCCGGCCCGACAAGGTCGCGGCCCGGCATGACCGCGGGGGCCGCACCGCTCGCGAGAACATCACCCACCTGCTCGATGCCGGTTCGTTCGTGGAGTACGGCCGACTGGCCACCGCGGCGCAGGAACAGGTGATGGCGGTGGAGGAGTTGATGGCACGCAGCCCTGCGGACGGACTGGTCGCCGGACTCGGATCGGTGGCGGGACGATCGTGCGCGGTGCTGTCGTACGACTACCTGGTCATGGCCGGCACGCAGGGCATCCGTGGCCACCACAAGTCCGATCGCCTGCTGGGGCTGATCGAGGATCTGGCGCTGCCGACGGTGTTCTTCGCCGAGGGCGGCGGCGGCCGGCCCACGGACACCGACTACCCGGTGGTCTCGGCGCTGGATGTACGGACCTTCGCACTGTGGGCCAGGCTGTCGGGGGTGGTGCCCCGGATCGCGGTGGTGGCCGGGCGGTGTTTCGCCGGCAACGCGATCATTGCCGGGTCATCGGACCTGATCGTCGCCACCCGCACGTCCACCATGGGTGTGGCCGGGCCGGCGATGATAGCCGGTGCCGGGCTCGGCGATTATCGCGCCGAGCAGATCGGTCCGGCTGAGACGATGGCCGCCAACGGCGTCATCGATGTGCTCGTCGACGACGAGCAGCAGGCGGTGGCGGTCACCCGAGCACTGCTGTCGATGTTCGCCGGGGACGGCCCGGTGGCAGGGGCAGCCGATCAGAGAGTGCTGCGTGAGGCGCTGCCGGAGCGGGAACGACAGGCGTATGACGTGCGACCGATCATCAGCACGCTGGCGGACACGGATTCGGTGATCTTCCTTCGTGAGGCCTTCGCGCCGGAACTGGTCACCGCGTTCGCCCGGATCGGTGGGCGCCCGGTCGGGGTGATCGCCAACCAGACACTGCACATGGCCGGCGCGCTGACCGCGGATGCCGGGGACAAGGCCGCGCGGTTCGTGCAGTTGTGCGACGCGTTCGGCATCGCCCTGGTGTCGCTGGTCGACACACCGGGGATCATGGCGGGTCCCGACGCCGAGCGGACCGCGATCGTGCGCCACGCCTCGCGCCTGCTGGTCGCCACCGCGCGGTTGAGCGTCCCCCTCATCGGCATCGTCCTGCGGCGCGGGTACGGGCTGGGTGCCCAGGCCATGCTCGGCGGCAGCACGAAGGAGCCGCTGATGACGCTGGCGTGGCCTGCCGGGCACATGGGCCCGATGGGCCTCGAAGGTGCCGTCAGGCTGGCGATGGGTAAACAACTGGACATGATCGAGGACCCGGTGCAGCGCCAGGAGCGGACGCGGGAGGCGACGCAGGCCTACCGCGAGCACGTCACCGTGTTCAACGCGGCCCGGCTGTTCGAGATCGATGATGTGATCGACCCTGCCCAGACCCGGGACGTGATCGTGCGACTGCTGGCCGCGGCCCCGTCCACGCCGAGTGGTCGCGTCGTCGACACCTGGTGA
- a CDS encoding universal stress protein — protein MKILFGDDGSTSADAAWLWVNSHEWPGWDIDVLRAVSGSSPPEARPVRELLRPEVAVQVHEQTVKEDPRFALHTRGKDYDLLVVGSKGRGLLKALHIGSTAEWLIDMPTAPTVIVRGAHRTQRVLLAHDGSRHALAAEQAVLAMPWSAGVEVRVLSISDGTSDAEKVTEEARARLEGQVAAVDVVVVGPDDLEVFYRPRDVILRHIADWQPDLVAIGSRGMTRWESLNEAALFRAGSTATGVANHASCSVLVARHTG, from the coding sequence GTGAAGATTCTCTTTGGTGACGACGGTTCAACATCCGCTGATGCGGCATGGCTCTGGGTGAACAGCCACGAGTGGCCCGGGTGGGACATCGACGTTCTGCGTGCGGTCAGTGGCAGCAGCCCGCCGGAGGCGCGTCCGGTGCGCGAACTCCTGCGGCCCGAGGTCGCCGTGCAGGTGCACGAGCAGACCGTCAAGGAGGACCCACGTTTCGCCCTGCACACCCGCGGCAAGGACTACGACCTGCTCGTGGTCGGCAGCAAGGGACGCGGCCTGCTCAAGGCCCTGCACATCGGCAGCACGGCGGAATGGCTCATCGACATGCCCACCGCGCCGACGGTGATCGTGCGCGGCGCACACCGCACGCAGCGGGTGCTGCTCGCTCACGACGGCTCACGTCATGCCCTGGCCGCCGAGCAGGCCGTCCTGGCCATGCCGTGGTCCGCCGGCGTGGAGGTACGCGTGCTGTCGATCTCGGATGGCACCTCCGATGCCGAGAAGGTGACCGAGGAGGCCCGGGCGCGACTGGAAGGGCAAGTCGCGGCGGTCGACGTGGTGGTGGTGGGTCCCGACGACCTCGAGGTCTTCTACCGGCCCCGCGACGTCATCCTGCGCCACATCGCGGACTGGCAGCCCGACCTCGTGGCCATCGGCAGTCGCGGGATGACGCGCTGGGAGTCCCTGAACGAGGCTGCCCTCTTCCGGGCGGGATCGACAGCGACGGGGGTCGCGAACCACGCGTCGTGCTCCGTGCTGGTCGCGCGGCACACCGGCTGA
- a CDS encoding TetR family transcriptional regulator C-terminal domain-containing protein produces MKTQVHMSAGDRREALIAAAVRAIRRNGMLESSTRTVAAEAGVSTGLMHHYFDSYDDLMAAAFERVAAEDLQRARAVVGGLDTPSEQLDAIVSEFQPARDAWQFQWWMDAWSSSARHPAVRDIAAKLNAGWQGLLEEILRAGVEAGEFDCPDPRASAWRLLALLDGLTIQVVAQTDGPGRADVEEWSHHMARVETGRG; encoded by the coding sequence GTGAAGACCCAGGTGCACATGTCCGCGGGCGATCGGCGTGAGGCGCTGATCGCCGCGGCGGTGCGCGCGATCCGTCGCAACGGCATGCTCGAGTCGAGCACCCGCACGGTGGCTGCGGAGGCCGGTGTCAGCACCGGCCTCATGCACCACTACTTCGACAGTTACGACGACCTCATGGCGGCGGCCTTCGAACGGGTCGCCGCCGAGGACCTGCAGCGCGCACGCGCCGTGGTCGGCGGGCTGGACACACCGAGCGAACAACTGGACGCCATCGTGTCCGAGTTCCAGCCCGCGCGCGACGCCTGGCAGTTCCAGTGGTGGATGGATGCCTGGAGCAGTTCGGCGCGTCACCCGGCGGTGCGCGACATCGCGGCGAAACTGAACGCCGGCTGGCAGGGCCTGCTCGAGGAGATCCTGCGGGCCGGGGTGGAAGCGGGCGAGTTCGACTGCCCGGACCCCCGCGCCTCCGCCTGGCGTCTGCTGGCACTCCTGGACGGCCTCACGATCCAGGTCGTGGCCCAGACCGACGGGCCGGGCCGCGCGGACGTGGAGGAATGGTCCCACCACATGGCACGGGTGGAGACCGGCCGCGGTTGA